A region from the Desulfitobacterium dehalogenans ATCC 51507 genome encodes:
- a CDS encoding Maf family protein, whose translation MLVLASASPRRGMLLKEGGFSFVRVEADVSEVLSQGVSPESAVKELALRKALAGLNHWLDRGGSMEDIILGADTIVVLDHQILGKPKDAEEAEDMLTALSGRAHDVYTGVALINGAGRQECGAVRTAVAFRSLTHEEILEYIATGEPMDKAGSYGIQGLGARLVDNYQGSLSNVIGLPMEYVKERLSVWGMGLGDIALHEVKDGLSPVEGSSRGITTS comes from the coding sequence ATGCTCGTACTGGCTTCAGCCTCTCCCCGCAGGGGAATGCTCCTGAAAGAAGGGGGTTTTTCCTTTGTGCGAGTGGAAGCAGATGTTTCAGAAGTACTTTCCCAAGGTGTTTCTCCTGAATCAGCGGTAAAGGAGCTGGCTTTGCGTAAAGCTCTGGCTGGGTTGAATCATTGGCTGGATCGTGGCGGAAGTATGGAGGATATAATTCTTGGAGCCGATACGATTGTTGTCCTAGACCATCAGATTCTTGGCAAACCCAAGGATGCAGAAGAGGCGGAAGATATGCTGACAGCATTAAGCGGACGGGCTCATGATGTATACACTGGAGTGGCATTGATCAATGGAGCAGGCCGTCAAGAATGTGGTGCGGTACGCACAGCAGTTGCTTTTCGTTCACTGACCCATGAGGAGATACTGGAGTATATTGCCACGGGGGAGCCTATGGATAAGGCGGGATCTTATGGGATTCAAGGCTTGGGAGCCCGTTTAGTGGATAATTATCAAGGATCTTTAAGCAATGTGATTGGATTACCCATGGAGTATGTTAAAGAGCGGCTGAGTGTGTGGGGGATGGGACTTGGAGATATCGCCCTGCATGAGGTGAAGGATGGATTATCGCCGGTTGAAGGATCTTCCCGAGGAATTACTACCTCGTGA
- the mreC gene encoding rod shape-determining protein MreC, which translates to MRKRVTGTGIMVLVFFLVLGVLVSIRLTGLGSQFPNPIGGVLQRVLSPVEGVILRVGNSLKENTRVFWNFDEVQKENEELKTRVEQLTGDNLKLKEQVLAGLRYNELDSKMFRGPNVDKYQKIGASIINRNPNAWYQTITINRGIEDGVSVNDPVIVALGLVGKIVSVTPTTSEVLLITDSEGQVSALVRGSTGSPTFGIVEGTYKRTSRLEAEGNLQMLLRRDDNVNVGDLVLTSGLGGVYPKDIPIGKVEQIQLDGSGLLKTAYISPLVNFDSLEEVYIVEKSGGQ; encoded by the coding sequence GTGCGGAAAAGAGTGACTGGAACGGGAATTATGGTTCTCGTTTTCTTCCTCGTGTTAGGCGTCTTAGTAAGTATTCGGCTAACTGGACTAGGAAGCCAATTTCCTAACCCCATAGGCGGGGTGTTGCAGCGAGTTCTAAGCCCTGTAGAGGGTGTTATCCTGAGAGTGGGCAATAGCTTAAAGGAGAACACACGAGTTTTTTGGAATTTTGATGAAGTTCAAAAAGAGAATGAGGAACTAAAGACCAGAGTTGAACAGCTTACAGGAGATAATCTGAAGCTTAAAGAGCAGGTTTTAGCAGGGCTTCGCTATAATGAACTGGATTCGAAAATGTTCAGGGGTCCTAATGTGGATAAGTATCAAAAGATTGGTGCCAGTATTATTAATCGCAATCCTAATGCCTGGTATCAAACCATTACAATTAATCGGGGAATTGAAGACGGTGTATCGGTGAATGACCCGGTAATCGTTGCGTTAGGTTTGGTCGGAAAGATTGTGTCCGTGACCCCTACTACTTCAGAAGTTCTTTTAATCACAGATAGCGAAGGCCAAGTCAGTGCCTTGGTTCGGGGAAGTACCGGTTCGCCGACTTTTGGGATTGTTGAAGGGACGTACAAACGAACTTCGCGTTTAGAAGCGGAAGGAAATCTCCAGATGCTTTTACGTCGTGATGATAATGTCAATGTTGGCGACTTGGTGCTCACTTCGGGCTTGGGTGGGGTTTATCCAAAAGACATTCCTATTGGTAAGGTAGAGCAGATTCAATTGGACGGTTCGGGTTTGTTGAAAACAGCATATATATCGCCTTTGGTGAATTTTGATTCCCTGGAGGAAGTTTATATTGTAGAAAAGTCAGGGGGGCAGTGA
- the aspA gene encoding aspartate ammonia-lyase yields the protein MLRKEKDLLGIMEVPEDVYYGIQTLRAIENFPITGYRAHHELIRALGLVKAAAAQANMDIGSLNRVVGESVIKASMEVAEGVFNDHFVVDVIQGGAGTSINMNANEVIANRAIEILGGQKGDYSRVHPNVHVNMAQSTNDVFPTAIRIACLNVADDLLYALNELKGAFQEKAKEFDGVIKMGRTHLQDAVPIRLGQEFAAYAQMLKRDIRRIDEASRSLHIVNMGATAVGTGLNADPVYIERVSENLKKITGLPLLRADNLVDATQNTDAFLEVSGALKTLAVNLSKIANDLRLMASGPRTGFGEINLPAMQPGSSIMPGKVNPVMAEVVNQVSFQVQGNDFTIALACGAGQLELNVMEPVVVFNLLQSLDILRNVIKVFKERCVDGITANVERCRDLVENSVGVVTAINPHVGYEVASRIAKEAIVTGRPVREIVLERGLLTPEELDIILNPYEMTEPGISGSELLRGMLPRGH from the coding sequence ATGTTACGTAAGGAAAAAGACCTGCTTGGAATTATGGAAGTACCGGAAGATGTTTATTATGGAATTCAAACGTTAAGAGCTATTGAGAACTTCCCTATTACGGGATATCGGGCTCACCATGAATTAATACGCGCCTTAGGTCTGGTTAAGGCTGCAGCTGCCCAGGCCAATATGGACATCGGTTCTTTGAACCGTGTGGTCGGCGAGTCCGTAATCAAAGCTTCGATGGAAGTTGCAGAAGGTGTCTTTAATGATCATTTTGTGGTGGATGTCATTCAGGGGGGAGCAGGGACTTCCATCAATATGAATGCCAATGAAGTGATCGCTAATCGGGCTATAGAGATTTTGGGAGGACAAAAAGGGGACTATTCCCGGGTTCATCCCAATGTCCATGTCAATATGGCTCAAAGTACCAATGATGTTTTCCCTACGGCCATCCGTATTGCTTGCCTTAATGTGGCCGATGATCTTCTTTATGCTTTAAACGAGTTAAAGGGTGCTTTCCAAGAGAAGGCCAAGGAGTTTGACGGAGTCATCAAGATGGGGAGAACCCATCTTCAAGATGCGGTTCCCATTCGCTTAGGACAGGAATTTGCAGCCTATGCACAAATGCTGAAGAGAGATATTCGCCGGATCGATGAAGCGTCGAGGTCCTTGCACATTGTCAATATGGGCGCAACAGCCGTGGGTACTGGGCTGAATGCTGATCCGGTTTATATAGAGAGAGTCTCCGAGAATCTGAAGAAGATTACGGGATTGCCTCTTTTACGAGCGGATAATCTAGTGGATGCTACACAGAACACCGATGCATTTTTAGAGGTATCCGGTGCACTTAAAACCTTGGCGGTCAACCTCTCTAAGATTGCCAATGACTTACGGCTGATGGCTTCTGGTCCTAGAACAGGTTTTGGAGAGATTAATCTTCCTGCCATGCAGCCGGGTTCTTCCATTATGCCAGGAAAAGTCAATCCCGTTATGGCTGAGGTGGTCAATCAGGTATCTTTCCAAGTTCAAGGAAATGATTTTACAATAGCTTTAGCCTGTGGTGCCGGACAACTGGAGCTCAACGTGATGGAGCCCGTAGTGGTCTTCAATCTGCTCCAATCCCTGGATATACTCCGAAATGTTATCAAAGTCTTTAAAGAGCGCTGTGTGGATGGGATAACCGCCAATGTGGAGCGTTGCCGTGACCTGGTTGAAAACAGTGTGGGTGTAGTCACTGCAATCAATCCTCATGTAGGATACGAGGTTGCCTCCCGGATCGCCAAGGAAGCCATCGTGACCGGTCGCCCGGTGAGAGAGATTGTCCTTGAAAGAGGACTTTTGACCCCTGAGGAGCTGGATATTATTTTGAATCCTTACGAAATGACCGAACCAGGTATTAGTGGCTCAGAGTTACTTAGAGGAATGCTTCCTCGTGGTCATTAA
- the radC gene encoding RadC family protein, which translates to MDYRRLKDLPEELLPRERLFQYGPDALSNREILAILLRTGVKGENVLDFAERLLTETGGLSGLARLTVHELTRYRGMGTAKAAELKAALELGRRSVSSDPMVRPVINSPQDIAYLVMEEMRYLDREHFRVVSLSTKNHVLGISSISVGSLNSSLVHPRECFKEAIRRNSNAIILLHNHPSGDPTPSREDIDVTRRLSDGGQILGIEVLDHVIIGDNRYISLKERGIL; encoded by the coding sequence ATGGATTATCGCCGGTTGAAGGATCTTCCCGAGGAATTACTACCTCGTGAACGGTTGTTTCAATATGGACCAGATGCCCTCTCTAATCGAGAGATTCTGGCAATTTTGCTGAGGACAGGGGTCAAGGGCGAGAATGTCCTGGATTTTGCTGAACGTCTTTTAACTGAGACTGGAGGATTATCAGGATTAGCTCGCTTAACAGTTCATGAGTTGACCCGGTATCGTGGTATGGGAACTGCCAAAGCCGCTGAACTTAAGGCGGCGTTGGAATTAGGACGGCGTTCGGTATCTTCTGATCCTATGGTGCGTCCTGTTATCAATTCTCCTCAAGACATAGCCTATCTGGTCATGGAAGAAATGCGCTATCTGGATCGGGAGCATTTCCGAGTAGTGAGCCTATCGACCAAGAACCATGTGCTGGGGATTAGCTCCATTTCTGTGGGCTCTTTGAACTCTTCTTTGGTACATCCTAGGGAGTGTTTTAAAGAGGCTATCCGGCGTAATTCCAATGCGATTATTCTTTTGCATAATCACCCCAGTGGGGATCCAACCCCCAGTCGTGAAGATATTGATGTAACCCGTAGATTATCCGATGGGGGGCAGATCCTGGGCATCGAAGTCCTTGATCATGTAATTATCGGGGACAATCGGTACATAAGCTTGAAAGAACGAGGAATATTATAA
- a CDS encoding DUF4321 domain-containing protein codes for MPAGRTNSGAGRTILLILSGAAIGTLIGYGFEKIAFLAPFLRPAVIDFPSHTYLDFFFITFSFGFRLNITFATVIGALGGYYLARKW; via the coding sequence ATGCCGGCAGGTCGAACTAATTCGGGGGCAGGCCGTACCATACTTCTTATTTTGTCAGGGGCGGCCATTGGAACATTAATAGGCTATGGGTTCGAAAAAATAGCTTTCTTAGCACCTTTTCTGCGCCCAGCCGTCATCGATTTCCCTTCTCATACCTATTTAGACTTCTTTTTTATCACCTTTTCATTTGGATTCCGTCTGAATATCACCTTTGCTACGGTTATAGGGGCATTGGGTGGTTACTATCTAGCTAGGAAGTGGTAG
- the mrdA gene encoding penicillin-binding protein 2, with amino-acid sequence MEEDKERKPYTRRLWCLSAVVFLVFLILGFNLWRLQIAKASYYETKAQGNIMKLVSIPSNRGDIVDRNGELLVTSVPQFALTIDWMDLQTAPIDNWKEVVARLAGYIKPYWPIKEQGVENITEDILVMMQNQQWERYRSVTVLSDVPDPLKAIIAEHKDELPGVNIEALPVRDYRKATLAGHILGYVREVSSEEEIASFNKNPQAQEDGFKYTQGDQVGKMGVEKSYDYWLRGKEGVQQVIVDNNARPIAKEVIHPSEPGKTLQLTIDAGLQAVVEKTLDDVFREYVHPEHPDSNQGAAVVIEVKTGKILAMTSHPNMDPNDLTGIISEEIAEKYFQAKDAASYDRALAGTYAPGSTFKMITAMAGLQSGVVTPYEQFNSSNVAATLGTQHGIQEWSPGGFGLVNLNRAMAKSSNTYFQAVGQRVFNKNGELLKQIANEFGLGVYLGVDIPGESKGNAPSPEWKKATFGPQYEKKRDNDIAKIEEEYKVKLAEAKDEAERKKLESQKKSKINQVEADYAYNIRWFVDWQYFETFNTAIGQGDNAYTPLQLANFVATIVNGGKRMQPYVVEKILDPVTGEIVYQNEPIVRNTVSVSPEVLQSVKEAMSKVTSGEGTANWLFADVPEFSGGGKTGTAQLGSKNTVAGELFNGVFVAFAPYDDPQIAFAGVVEYGGHGGETAGAVAKAAFMEYFGWKSNK; translated from the coding sequence ATGGAAGAAGATAAAGAACGCAAACCCTATACGCGCCGTCTCTGGTGCCTTAGCGCCGTCGTGTTTCTCGTGTTTCTGATTCTCGGCTTTAATCTTTGGCGCTTACAAATCGCAAAAGCTTCCTATTACGAGACGAAAGCCCAGGGCAATATCATGAAGCTTGTATCCATTCCTTCCAATCGCGGAGACATTGTGGATCGTAATGGGGAGTTGCTGGTTACGAGTGTTCCTCAGTTTGCCCTGACCATTGATTGGATGGACCTGCAAACAGCTCCGATAGATAATTGGAAGGAAGTGGTTGCTCGTCTGGCAGGCTATATCAAGCCCTATTGGCCTATCAAAGAGCAAGGTGTGGAGAATATTACGGAAGATATTCTGGTCATGATGCAAAACCAGCAATGGGAGCGTTATCGATCGGTTACGGTTTTGAGCGATGTGCCGGATCCACTGAAGGCTATTATCGCTGAGCATAAGGATGAGCTTCCTGGTGTTAATATTGAAGCACTGCCTGTACGCGATTATCGCAAAGCTACCCTGGCCGGTCATATCCTGGGTTATGTTCGTGAAGTAAGCAGTGAGGAAGAAATTGCTTCATTTAACAAAAATCCGCAAGCTCAAGAGGATGGATTTAAATACACTCAAGGTGACCAGGTCGGAAAAATGGGCGTGGAGAAAAGTTATGATTACTGGCTTCGCGGCAAAGAAGGGGTCCAGCAGGTCATCGTGGACAATAATGCCCGCCCTATTGCCAAAGAAGTCATTCACCCTTCTGAGCCCGGCAAGACTCTTCAACTGACCATAGATGCCGGGCTGCAAGCTGTGGTAGAGAAGACCTTAGATGATGTCTTCAGAGAGTATGTGCATCCAGAGCATCCTGATTCTAATCAAGGTGCCGCAGTGGTCATAGAAGTTAAGACGGGAAAGATCCTGGCGATGACTTCCCATCCTAATATGGATCCTAATGATCTGACCGGGATTATCTCTGAGGAAATTGCCGAAAAATATTTCCAAGCGAAAGATGCGGCCTCTTATGACCGGGCTTTAGCCGGAACCTATGCGCCGGGTTCAACCTTTAAAATGATTACAGCAATGGCCGGTTTGCAATCCGGCGTGGTTACTCCCTATGAACAGTTTAACAGCTCCAATGTGGCAGCCACTTTAGGGACACAGCATGGTATTCAGGAGTGGTCTCCAGGGGGATTCGGATTAGTGAATTTGAATCGAGCCATGGCAAAGTCCTCCAATACTTATTTCCAAGCGGTTGGGCAAAGAGTATTTAATAAAAATGGAGAGTTGCTGAAGCAGATTGCCAACGAATTTGGGCTCGGTGTCTATTTGGGTGTAGATATCCCTGGTGAATCCAAAGGGAATGCTCCCTCACCTGAATGGAAAAAGGCAACCTTCGGGCCCCAATATGAAAAGAAAAGGGATAATGACATTGCTAAAATCGAAGAGGAATATAAGGTAAAGCTTGCGGAGGCTAAGGATGAGGCTGAACGGAAGAAGTTAGAAAGCCAGAAGAAGAGCAAGATCAATCAAGTAGAAGCGGATTATGCCTATAATATCCGCTGGTTTGTAGATTGGCAATATTTCGAGACCTTTAACACCGCTATCGGACAAGGGGATAATGCTTATACACCCCTGCAACTGGCTAATTTTGTGGCGACCATAGTCAATGGTGGAAAACGGATGCAGCCCTATGTTGTGGAAAAGATCCTGGATCCTGTGACAGGTGAAATAGTGTATCAGAACGAACCTATAGTTAGAAACACAGTCTCGGTTTCCCCGGAAGTATTGCAGTCGGTTAAAGAGGCAATGAGCAAAGTCACCAGTGGAGAAGGAACTGCAAACTGGCTTTTTGCTGATGTTCCGGAGTTCAGTGGTGGGGGTAAAACGGGTACGGCCCAGCTTGGCTCTAAAAACACAGTAGCCGGGGAGCTTTTTAATGGAGTCTTTGTGGCCTTTGCTCCTTATGATGATCCGCAAATAGCCTTCGCCGGGGTTGTTGAATACGGAGGTCATGGAGGGGAAACTGCCGGAGCTGTAGCTAAAGCTGCTTTTATGGAGTATTTTGGATGGAAATCTAACAAGTGA
- the mreD gene encoding rod shape-determining protein MreD has product MRRNILIIVMLLFSLILPGTVFYFWSWGGIKPDLVLLFTIYMALHHRTLSGALWGGGAGMIADFYLGRHFGMYALTLTVVALLTDWLSQRWYRENYFLIALLVFLVTFVGEGVIAFLNILAGARWSLGDAFRLVIGVSVYNAVLVPLTYPWIHRSFTRGWLKYRPKYDR; this is encoded by the coding sequence ATGCGGCGAAATATCCTCATTATCGTTATGCTCCTTTTCAGCTTAATTCTTCCAGGAACTGTTTTTTATTTTTGGTCCTGGGGCGGGATAAAGCCTGACTTGGTGTTGTTATTTACCATTTACATGGCCCTCCATCATCGTACTTTATCGGGAGCACTTTGGGGGGGGGGAGCAGGAATGATCGCGGATTTTTATCTGGGCAGACATTTTGGTATGTATGCTTTAACCCTAACTGTGGTGGCCTTATTAACGGATTGGCTTTCCCAGCGCTGGTATCGAGAAAATTACTTTTTGATCGCTTTGTTGGTTTTTTTGGTTACCTTTGTGGGAGAAGGGGTTATTGCCTTTTTGAATATCCTGGCAGGAGCCCGATGGTCTTTAGGTGATGCGTTCCGTTTAGTTATTGGCGTTTCTGTGTATAACGCTGTTCTGGTGCCTCTTACCTATCCGTGGATTCATCGGTCATTTACACGGGGGTGGCTGAAGTACAGGCCGAAGTATGATCGGTAA
- a CDS encoding rod shape-determining protein yields MFFGKDLGIDLGTANTLVHMKGKGIVCNEPSVVAIDIEKKTPLAVGDKAKEMIGRTPGNIVAIRPLKDGVISDFNVTQKMLKYFITRALGTESPFARPRVVICVPSGVTPVEERAVKEAALAAGAKDPVIMEEPMAAAIGAGLPVSEPTGNMIVDIGGGTTEVAVISLGGIVTSRSIRVAGDEMDDSIVAHIKRRYNLMVGYRTAEDIKMEIGYAYQAEKGKTYQVRGRDLLTGLPKTVEVTAEEIQEALQEPVVAIVEGVKSCLEKTPPELAADIMDRGIVMAGGGSLLRNLDKLIADETGMPVHLAEDPLSCVALGTGKVLENAEIFRRIAALQKS; encoded by the coding sequence ATGTTTTTTGGTAAGGATTTAGGCATTGATTTGGGAACCGCAAATACGCTGGTTCATATGAAAGGGAAAGGCATAGTTTGTAATGAGCCTTCTGTAGTTGCGATTGATATTGAAAAGAAGACCCCGCTGGCTGTGGGGGATAAAGCAAAAGAAATGATTGGCAGGACACCGGGCAATATTGTAGCTATTCGGCCTTTAAAGGATGGCGTTATCTCGGATTTTAATGTTACTCAGAAAATGCTGAAGTATTTTATTACGAGGGCCTTAGGTACTGAGTCCCCTTTTGCTCGTCCCAGGGTTGTAATTTGTGTGCCTTCAGGGGTAACTCCTGTGGAAGAACGTGCTGTCAAAGAAGCTGCGTTGGCTGCGGGAGCGAAGGATCCGGTTATTATGGAGGAGCCTATGGCAGCGGCTATCGGAGCGGGTCTTCCCGTAAGTGAACCCACAGGCAATATGATTGTGGATATCGGCGGGGGAACAACAGAAGTTGCGGTGATTTCTTTGGGTGGCATCGTTACCAGTCGTTCTATCCGCGTTGCTGGGGACGAAATGGATGATTCTATTGTCGCACATATTAAGCGCCGCTATAATTTAATGGTAGGGTATCGGACTGCAGAGGATATCAAGATGGAAATTGGCTATGCTTATCAAGCAGAGAAGGGTAAGACTTATCAAGTCAGAGGACGAGATTTGCTGACAGGACTGCCCAAAACCGTGGAAGTTACCGCTGAAGAAATCCAGGAGGCCCTGCAGGAACCTGTGGTGGCCATTGTCGAAGGGGTAAAGTCCTGTTTGGAAAAAACTCCTCCCGAGTTAGCCGCTGACATTATGGATCGAGGTATTGTCATGGCCGGAGGGGGATCCCTTCTCCGCAATCTGGACAAGCTTATCGCTGATGAGACGGGAATGCCGGTGCATCTCGCTGAGGATCCCCTGTCTTGTGTCGCCCTTGGTACAGGAAAAGTATTGGAAAATGCGGAAATTTTCCGCAGGATTGCTGCTTTGCAAAAAAGCTAG